CGTTTCGTCCGAATTATGTGGCGGTCTACTCGAATTTGGAAGCAAATGCAGCGGGAGAAATTGTCGCAAAACTGGATGAGATGAAGATTCCAAATCAAGTCCAGGGGACGAGTGTTTTGGTGCCGGAACAATATGCGGACCGTGCGCGTGTTCAACTGGCCATGAACAATTTGCCGCAAACCGGGTATATCGATTTTGGGATTTTTAATCAACAAAGCGTAATCGGCATGACAGAAAACGAGTTTAATGTGAAATATTTAAACGCTTTGCAGGGAAGCATTGCGAACACGATCCGTTCGGTTCAGGGCATTCAGGACGCACAGGTACATATCGTCATGCAGGATCAAACGCTGTTTCTGAAACCGGACCGGCAGGATGCCAAAGCGTCTGTTCTCTTGAAAGTGGCTCCCGGAGTCAAGCTTACGCATGAACAGGTTCTTGGAATTCGACAATTGGTATCCGGTTCTGTGCAAGGATTAAAACCGGAAAACATAACGATCATTGATCAAAACGGAGTCCGTCTGCTGGAAGACGGGGAGCAGCCGAACAACCAGACAGGTCCAGGCGCCGATAAAGAATTGCAAGTTCGCAAGCAGATTCGACAGGATTATGAGCAAAAAATCCGCAATGCGTTGGAACGAATGTACGGGTATGGAAACGTGGAAGTAATCGTCAACCCGGAAGTTTCGTTTGATAAAGTGCAGCGGACGGATGAACAGTATGCTTCTCCGATCCAGGGAAGCGATCAGGGAATTGTTCGCTCGGAGCAGAGAACGAGCGAATCGACTCAGAATACTGCGGCTCCTGTCACAGGTCCAGCCGGCAATGCGACAAACAACGTCAATTCACAAACGAAGTCGGCGACAGGCAGCAACAGCAGCACTGACAAACGGACGCAAACGACCAACTATGAAATTAATAAATCGATCATCCAAACCGCCGGACAAGCGTTTACCGTCAAAAAAGTCTCCGTATCCGTACTGCTGAACGGAACCGTCAACA
The sequence above is a segment of the Effusibacillus dendaii genome. Coding sequences within it:
- the fliF gene encoding flagellar basal-body MS-ring/collar protein FliF, which gives rise to MNQQIRELIGRLSEYWKQLEPHQRRNLMIAGIFFVITVALLSWFAFRPNYVAVYSNLEANAAGEIVAKLDEMKIPNQVQGTSVLVPEQYADRARVQLAMNNLPQTGYIDFGIFNQQSVIGMTENEFNVKYLNALQGSIANTIRSVQGIQDAQVHIVMQDQTLFLKPDRQDAKASVLLKVAPGVKLTHEQVLGIRQLVSGSVQGLKPENITIIDQNGVRLLEDGEQPNNQTGPGADKELQVRKQIRQDYEQKIRNALERMYGYGNVEVIVNPEVSFDKVQRTDEQYASPIQGSDQGIVRSEQRTSESTQNTAAPVTGPAGNATNNVNSQTKSATGSNSSTDKRTQTTNYEINKSIIQTAGQAFTVKKVSVSVLLNGTVNNQQKQDITNLVATAIGYKNDGTNNTDITVMGSTFQAPQNPFQPAWYQNPWAIGGIVAGLLLLGGGAYVIARRRRAASEEEDLQPVPVSQVPVLPEETSQQRMRKQLEKMVNQKPEEFTNLLRTWLAEE